In a single window of the Streptomyces sp. NBC_00285 genome:
- a CDS encoding TIR-like protein FxsC gives MRGDAEDPRSGRPYFFLSYAHTPRNDSEIAGPNAWVKKLYDGLCAHILEMTSLPMGARAGFLDQGIALGTRWTDELSENLARCQVFVPLYSPRYFISEQCGREWWAFSQREIYRRTLRGESRESAIVPALWVPVELAQLPQVAKDLQFQHADFGDDYAAEGFYGLTKLSYLKDQYELAVYRLAQRIVRASRAIDLGEGQVYRQYESLPSAFGDGAHPPAFDVTVIARSRSDLPPGRAPDYYGDTALEWNPYHPVSTRSLAEHAADLVRAMNYRVTVSDFENEPDRLLTLGPPNTPALLLLDRWALDSPRVKGLMAQLAEQQRPWISVMIPQHRDDAIPPERDRQLQELTDQVLAARQVVGSGHRSPGGAIRTLEAFQLELQKAVRQAVNYYETHAKTYPPKGPPTDPPRLPRLGYHV, from the coding sequence GTGCGAGGGGACGCAGAGGATCCCAGGAGTGGGCGGCCGTACTTCTTTCTCAGTTACGCGCACACACCGCGGAACGACTCCGAGATCGCCGGCCCCAACGCGTGGGTGAAGAAGCTGTACGACGGTTTGTGCGCGCACATCCTGGAGATGACGTCGTTACCGATGGGCGCCAGGGCCGGTTTCCTGGACCAGGGGATCGCGCTCGGAACGCGGTGGACGGACGAGTTGTCGGAGAACCTGGCCCGGTGTCAGGTGTTCGTACCGCTGTACTCACCCCGGTACTTCATCAGTGAACAGTGCGGCCGTGAGTGGTGGGCGTTCTCGCAGCGGGAGATCTACCGCCGCACCCTGCGCGGGGAATCGCGCGAGAGCGCCATCGTCCCGGCGTTATGGGTGCCCGTCGAACTCGCCCAACTCCCCCAGGTGGCCAAGGACCTGCAGTTCCAGCACGCGGACTTCGGGGACGACTACGCGGCGGAGGGGTTCTACGGGCTCACCAAACTCAGCTATCTCAAGGACCAGTACGAACTCGCCGTCTACCGACTCGCCCAACGGATCGTGCGCGCCAGCCGAGCCATAGATCTGGGGGAGGGGCAGGTCTACCGGCAGTACGAGTCACTGCCCAGCGCCTTCGGGGACGGCGCTCACCCGCCCGCGTTCGACGTCACGGTGATAGCCCGCTCCCGTTCGGACCTGCCCCCGGGCCGGGCGCCCGACTACTACGGGGACACCGCGCTGGAGTGGAACCCGTACCACCCGGTGTCGACCCGCTCCCTCGCGGAGCACGCCGCCGACCTCGTCAGGGCGATGAACTACCGGGTCACCGTCAGCGACTTCGAGAACGAACCCGACCGCCTCCTCACCCTGGGCCCGCCCAACACGCCCGCCCTGCTGCTGCTCGACCGGTGGGCTCTGGACTCCCCGCGCGTGAAGGGACTCATGGCGCAGCTGGCCGAGCAGCAGCGCCCCTGGATCAGCGTGATGATCCCCCAGCACCGGGACGACGCGATCCCCCCGGAACGGGACCGGCAGTTGCAGGAGCTCACCGACCAAGTGCTGGCCGCACGACAGGTGGTGGGCTCGGGCCACCGGTCGCCGGGCGGCGCGATACGCACCCTCGAAGCGTTCCAGCTCGAACTGCAGAAGGCCGTACGACAGGCGGTCAACTACTACGAGACCCATGCGAAGACCTATCCGCCGAAGGGGCCACCCACCGATCCCCCGCGGCTGCCCAGGCTGGGATACCA